The Culex pipiens pallens isolate TS chromosome 2, TS_CPP_V2, whole genome shotgun sequence DNA window gttgtatacttggttgatgaaattttttagcttaaaactatttttgagccactttaaaaaaaaagttttttcgactacttttccagggtgcggggcagaatgggccaccttaaaaaacaagccatttcgtctaatacaacgttgaagggagataagaaatgacttaaggtacctttctaacatagtttccatgaagttagacaactttaataaaaatagtcacttaccaaaacaaacatttttgaaaatagttttaatatgttgaaataagtcactatttttacaaataagcatcaaaacaactaaaaaatcaactaatgctgcattaaacatttgtgaacctaccaggagtgaaataatctatttaatccaaatttcataacttttaattgtttttgtaaGGCAgaataagggtggtccattctgcccccaagtggattttaatttaacacttccaccaccaagcctctaaatgattttaaggttccgttgttgattGTTCAATAAGGACGGTAACATAAggatctcagaaaaaaaaaaaaaaacgaatcaacCAATAGACAAGACCTAACATAAAgagtattatcaaaaaatccgacaattttttttagttttttgtgtgGTTTTAACTAAAGCATTTCTTGTCCTTAGCTTGTtactcttgccccaccttcacCTACAGAATTATTCAAAGTTTGTTATGTTCTTTTataattagaaaaataaaagtttagttTTGGTAATTCTAAATTAAAACTCCACCAATTATGACGATGGCACGTTTCCTCCAATTCCTACACTcaatatgaaacaaaaaatctgtaataaaGTAAGTAGAGACTAGAATCACACATTCCATTTATCCAAGAAAGTGATTCGCGTAAAGAAACGATGCAAAGATCATCATCTGCAACAGCATCAGCATGTCCCAGCATCAGCAGCAGTCATGTTTGGCACCATTGGCTTCGATTTATTCTGTGATttgtaaaataagtaaaataaaagTGTAGTGATTCGCGTTCGTGGGGTCGTCGATTTTCAtaggttttcgaaaaaaatgtttcattttccataaaatgaaaaGTATGCGGCTCTGGTGCGATATGgccaaaaaaaagaaatcatttaGCCATAATAAATCCAGTTTCACCGAAAGGAAGAACGGCTTCTAAAATGTGCGCGTCGTCAGAGAACCGAATTCCTCGGTTCTTTAGTTGATTCAACTATCGTTGCTGGTTGCTGCCACCGCCGTCGTTGTCACCGGTCTGCATCGATGGTCGTTGGTTGAACGGCACTCCGGTTTCCGGCCAAACATgaaggaaaattgaaaaaaaaaataaccgttCAAATGGGGACTCAGTGCTATGAATGTGTTTGAGAGAGGGAAAAAAGTAGCAGAAAAATCAATAAAGAAAATTACAGTGAAATCGAAGGCCAATGAACTGTGTGTATCGGTGTCCAAGTCGGGCAAAGCAATTGAAAATTGCGCCAGAAAAGCGAGGCGGGAGAGGAAGGGGTTGTTGTTGGtgcaatagtaaaaaaaatccagatggtgtgatgatgatgatgcttgAGCAGCCAAATCTCAGAAATCGTAGTGAATGTGTGAAAATGTCaatcaatcgaaaaattgtgtgggtttttttttttttcatttcagaaaTGTAGGCAATcgtcgaaattgcaaaaaaatcaaatctgatTTGTGAAAAGCGAGGGAGAAAAAtcgcagcaaaaaaataaaataacgaaCAGTGTGCAACGTCCAAGAAATCGCGCGAATCAGAGTTCCAAACAGTGTCTACGAAAAATCTGTGTGGGGGGgttcgtgtgtgcgtgtgtcaaACGAAGAGTCTCTCTCGATCTTCTCGCCGGGCAGATCTTTCGGAAGAGCCCAGAACCGTGCCCGGAATCCCGAGTCACCATCGTCGTCACGAGTTCAAGCAAAAGTGTGTGTATGATCGGTGTGGTTGATTTAAGGTTTTGCCTCAAATCACTCTTCCTCAGAGTCATGGTTTCTTCTGCGTGGTTCGAGGTGGTTCCGGAGTCTCGGGCGACCGGGGACCTCTCCGAGAATGTGGTGGTGCATTTGTCTTTGGTATGATTTACAACTATATTAGaatcataaaacaaaattatcacacaaacaaaaaaagaaaacaaatggaCAAAGACAATTTGCCAGAAAAGCTGATAGCAACGATACCGAGAGTTTATTGTTGCAATTGTTACGCCGAATCGATCTCTAGCTGTTTCTTTCCGAAATTGATTGTTGCATCTTATCTTCCTCCCCTCATGTGCATCTACGCTCAGTATCAACACACATTGTTTTACTCATACATTCCCTGCATTTTCAAACCCCCAAAACTCTGTTTATTTGCTGCTTTTCAAAAAGTGACTTCCCCAACTGTGATATCGATGATACAGATACAATGTGATTAATAAAACTATCTTTCAGCAAACATATCAcaagttattatttttcaacttgATAGGCAAATGTGGTGCAACTGTATTAAAAGTGAATTTCGAATTGAAATTAGTTCTAATTTTAAGTCACTGGAAACAGTGCGTCAGCTATTTTCTTTCAAAccttcagggttgttacggaggaGCCGCAAATAAATCCACGCCgacccaaaaaaaatacatacaaaCAAGTTCGTGACaaacataatattttaataataataataataatatttttctataaAGCAAAATGAACTCTCATTGGGTTTGAAGACTAATACGAAGCTCGGAAGGAAAGCAAAACTCCATATGAAGAAACGGTCATTTGCGTATTTGGTGTATTTGAGTggtgcttgtttgcaatatttttcggtgaaaaaaatcaaataatttaattttaaattggttATCTGAATGTGACTGAAAAttgcaaacttttaaataataatgtagccgatattgtaaaattaaaaatccagAATTTCCTCATGAGACCAAATCTCAAACCCCATAGTCTTGAAACGCCCATAACTAACAATACGGATTTTGATGTTTTCTAGAATGAAGTAAATCAAAGGGAAAACCATAACAATAGTCATTTAATTTTagcaaagaaaataaaaaataataagaaaatgtcagtattattttttattttttgagatttaaattcaaataaaattcgtactcgttttttcgaaaacctcgccaatgtttctcaccaggaaatcaaaacatttttttaagttttctctAACCTtaaatatgacttcaaaaatgctaaattttttgCTTTCGGAATgtctttaaggggttacatacatgtagaaaatctaaatatttcatatttccaaatatttataaaatccttcaaaagatgactttcaatcactcctaaaagtttcatgaagatatgtcATGCTTTAAGTGAGTAGAAAtcgatttaagtttaaagtttCGCCATgagcaaagcggactgtcaaactttgtgagcgtttttctcagaacaccgagttgatttacgggtgccacgatatctcgaaattggatggaccaaattcgttgaaatttggggtgaagactctcaagacatatcccgtgtgcatgacgaagcacGATTTTGAAATcgcgttttttgaaaaattacaaaaatcaaaaactgacgatttttttttttaaatcagaaaattatttttatctttttttttaaactttttataaatcggccttcgtcatgcacacgggattggtttaatgagtcttctccaaaattttgagccgatttggtcgaatcagtgttgagatatcgtggcacccgttttttgaaactgctaacttcaaatagctttatatcggcaatgatgcaaccaaatgtcttcaaatttatgttgataatagttaaaaatgtttatggaaatgccctgaaaaccaatttaaaaaacagTTTGAGTGTGTGCCAATaccaacccttgacatttttgccgatttacatgtatgttacCCCTTAATCAATGATGGCGATAATTAAATgataattaaataattcaaaaaattaagaatttcagaattttagaatttcagaaaataataatttaagaattagggattttagaattgaaaaatttacgaatttaagtatttaagaaatttataattctttgaattttaaactattagcctattttttttttatttattaatcctctacaacccaattgccaaaaatcaatttttcaaccaattttagatctttaaaaagcattggaaagaagaactaaattttagaaaattttaggggttggaagttttacttgttttatgtgactttgccaatggtttaaaaaaaaacatttttctttggggtcaactttggctaagTTATTTACtcacattttctatattttaaataaaaagaagtatgcagtaatttttgtagtatcccagactatgccggtacgcattttttacaattttaatgataatggaccattctatagcagaaaatgtgaaaaacaagcaaaaataaataaaaggttACTGCAAAATGTAActataggaggtggtagaatacgccaaatatcaccaaaaacaaacataaactaaacaagagaaatgcaaattaaaatacagttcagactcgattatccgaagatttcccaaagttcgattatccgaaggtttatatggaccgagccacgtagcccagtggtaacgcttccgcctcgtaagcagtagatcggggttcaaatcacggctcggaccaacacagcTGGTGATCGTTtttcttctggattcgattgcttagtaaagggaaggtagtgtatcgtcaaaaacaatgaccttatcaagacaccttaggaagacaacctatggaatgttaacattaaccttaacatgttaacattaagttgattaataaactgtcactgaatccgctttgtaaatgccggccccgatactcttcacaggtgttcccctcaggaacagggaaagatttacttttactttatatggaacttcggataatcgaatcactaacaaaaaaaacttttttttttatttcttgcttttaacatcaaattagagttatgcaaccccattttagtcaaattcaaTTGTCGAATGCCTATTAaattagaaaatgtatttttttcaatatttcatcaccgccattttgacaataaaaaataagacaacgaaaaaaaaaatcgttattcgattatccgaagtgaaattttgtcagggccctcggataatcgagtctggactgtatttaaaaaaaaaaaaaaaaaaaaaaaaaagtaaaaaaaaataaaaaaacaagaaaaacataaaacaagagaagttaagtttttcttAGAACAAAAGTTGGTCAAAATGACCTCCCGAACACGGGAACAATAAaaatcctcgaaaaaaaaattctggcggtagagggttaatgttttttttgacttttcacttttttttaagtttagcttttttaaaaatcccGTGCCGCCCGtctggatcaatcggaccgcgcactggactcacaatccagaggtcgccggttcgaatcccgcggcgggcgctctaaaattctttgtgtaagtatgggtattcggcgccgtcgctccgtgccatactttcatacacttagaagcccagggcggcgaagtccttgtagataaaaaggaagacactagtggttggtactagcaatggtggccgacagctataaagtcaacttcgtttttttaagaatttcagaattttgcacttttgtaatttcaaaataattaaattttcgaatttttattcTTGTTGATgatgttggaatattttttttttattttcctttttctATCTCCTTTCCTTTACAAATTTAGCaagttttttctattttttgtctTACTCTTACTCTTACGATTACTGCTTATAACTAAGAAATTACAGTTATAAGCAGTaatcgttccaaaatggattgagatttaacacacagctgaaaggaactccaaaataACACCGAATTGTattgaattaattattttatttaaattttgattttgttaattttgaattaaaaaaaaaggtttaagaaattaaaaaagataaagtttaaaaaactcatatttttttaatagtttcaaaataagatctgtgtttttaatttttattaattttgaactaagaatttttaattataaaaattgatagacataaattagaaataagatctcctttgtttttttttttttttttgctcaatctTGCGCgagagatttatttttttatgtttcgttTTTGGAGGCCTTTATCGAGCTCGAGGGTGCTTTGAAGAAATCACACTCGCAATCGCAATATgcactcaacgaaaaaaattaaatcattttaattcctggtaatattttttttactatttgaaaaattctttcctttttttatttatcaaaattgcgaTCCGAAAGTAACTCTTCTTATTTTGGGATGCTGAGCTCTAATATTACCCCAAAAATGTGATCTAGTGGTGGAACATTGAAACTACTAATTTGATAATGCAACTGCCAATTAGCCACATTTGGCTGATTTGGGTCGctgggcaattttttttatcaataacctattattgttcaatttgttgacagctggaactatttagcaaattccgagccaacaggtaactttttcacaaaacacgtCTTCCGacaattatttcattttttctcTAGAGTCtagaacaaatcaaattttaattgtttttcagtAAAGAGCATTAAAAAGACGTGCAGAAATTAAATTGTTAATAAAGCATTTTTGACATTATTAATTCGTAAATTGAATGAGAATCGATCTAaaaccaaatttatttacaaatgaCGCTCAGGATCTATTGAAAACTAACTCgggatattttttgaatttgaaataccATATTTCAATAACCCATACCTCAACTGAATAGCAtgacaacaaaaaacaagaaccCCAGtgatagagaaaaaaaaaacaatcatttgaTGATTCCTACACCAAAATTTCAGAGGGTATAGCGACCGTCCCTATATTTTGTGAGTTCTCTTCTTCTATCACGTGATTACCAGCAAAAAGCTTTCTAtcacttcttttttttcctcGTTGACGCTCACTggccgaagatttttttttcttagaaatccgcaatgaaagaacgcgagaAGGATTTGGATCGATCTGATGTAGAATTTGtccttttttaaacatatttgaatttaaaaaaacatgttttgtatatGCACGCACAAGCTGTTGAGAAATTGCGTCCTTTGGTCgttctaattttaaatatttttttaagttgcacCACATTCGTAAAAATCTACCACACATAAAGATTTCCCTTATTCGAAACTCCCATTGCccctttttttgtcaaatttattaAGTAGTctccaaaaatttcaatcacTGACCAAACGCTGTCCTGTTCTCACCTTCACAGAGGAACTTCAATCGATCAAGGAATCCGAGTCCAAGCTCAAACAACAGTATGTCGAATCTCAGCGCCGCGAGCGGATTCTGGCCCGGCGACTCGCCGTCAAGGAACAGGAGATGCAAGACTTTGCCGTAAGTTTTCCGAGCTCATCTAAGTCAAAGTTGAGTCACTActtattctctctctctctcgttccaCAGAGTCAAATTGCCGAGCTTAAAACCGCCCAGGCCCCGGGGCAGGCCGCCCTCCGGTCGGCGCTGCTCGATCCGGCCGTCAACATACTCTTTCAAAAGCTCAAGAACGAACTCCAGCAGACCAAGGCCAAGCTGGAGGAAACACAGAACGAGCTGTCCGCGTGGAAGTTCACCCCGGACTCGAACACCGGCAAACGGTTGATGGCCAAGTGCCGGCTGCTGTACCAGGAGAACGAAGAACTGGGCAAGATGACCTCGAACGGACGGTTGGCGAAGCTCGAGGGGGAACTGGCCTTGCAAAAGAGCTACAACGAGGAGGTCAAAAAGTCACAACTgggttagtatttttttgaaaatttaaagccAGAATTATGTCCAAAGTTTGACCGTTATCATCTTTTGTGTGGTTCACTTTCAGAGCTGGACGACTTCCTGCAGGAGATGGACGAGGACGTCGAGGGCATGCAGAGCACGATCGTGTTCCTGCAGCAGGAGCTGAAGCACACCAAGGACGAGAAGGAAACCCTGGAGAAGGAGGTCCTGCAGCTGCGCTCGTACGTCAACGGTTGTGGCACCACCAACAACGGCGGCGAAGAAGGCACCGTGGCCGCCGACCCTAACCGGATGGACACTTcggagccggagccggagtcgggtcTAGTGAATGGGAGTAACAATAAGTTGGTGAAACAAAGTGGTGGTTCAAGTAGTGGTGGTGTTGTTGATCAGAATCGGACGCACTGTGTTAGTGGCAACAGCAATCCGGATTTGCTCCCGAACGGTGGTGATGAGTTGGTTGGCGAGCAAGAAGCCAACAGTAGACTTTGCGGTGGTAACAACGCTACTAGTGCAACCGGTAGTAACAATAAGAAAGCAAACAACAGGACTGCAAAAAGCGTTGGTGGCAAGAAGCGAAACTACGCCGAAGATTCGGACGATCTCCACCCACAGGACGGCGGCGCAGACGACGAGGAAGACAGTGGCCACTACGAGGACGGTTCCAACAACGGCAAAATGCTGGCCCCCGACAGTCAGCAGGATCAGGACCAGGAAATGACCACGACGACGACCAGCAGCAAGCGCATGACCCGGTCCGGCAAGGGCAAAGCACCGCCCAAGCTGAGCGTGAAGAAGCTGCGGAGGGCATCGGTCCTGTCGGCCGACCCGGCAGAGGACGATGACGCGCCCGACGGCGGTTTCGCTGCCAACGGTGCGAACTGAGTGAACTCCACCCCCCCCACCGCGAGTGAGTGTTTGTGTTTGGGAAAACCGGCGCGACAAGACTCCTGAGAAAATCACTCAACATTGAAATTAGAACgttaagctaaaaaaaaaacaaaaacaaacatacaaACTAGCTACAATAATACTTATTGTAGAAAATCAAACGGTTAGACGCAACTTGATTAGGGAGAGTGAGCGAACAATCACgcgttagcaaaaaaaaacaaaacaaaaaaaaaacaaacaagtgAAAGTAATAACTAATCGACATAGTGGAAacccagcaaaaaaaagaaacaaaaaagtaaacCAAGCAAAACTTACTAAACGTTAAACCAGAAAAAAGAAGCGTCTTAAATTAATTCAAGTGgaaaggatttttttcccgCCCGTTTTCGTttgtccagcaaaaaaaaaaaacaaaacaatatttttaaacagctaagaaaactgtaattttaatactgtaaatcaagcaaaaaaaaaaccaacaacaacaacagtaagAACAACACTAAAAAAACCCATgtgtaatttaaattatttcgaGAAAAAATACAGTTAAATTATTCATACAAAGTGTGTGTGTTGTCGTGTGTGGATTTTGATTATCAGCTTCTGAAAGAAATCATTTGGGGAAGGGTCAGAGAGAAGGGAAATGAGAGGGTACACTGGCGATTTATTTTTGACCCCGTAACGCGGTACACAGGTACACAGCCCTTCAGCATAATCTCAGCAATCAAGCGTGACAAGTTTTTGTTCAATGGACTTTAGGCGTTACTGTTTTGGTGACATTTTCTGCTGTCAAATATTTTCatcttttagaaaaataaactgTCAAATCGTGTTTTTTGTCAATCATGCGAACCGACCTTCAGCTCTTTTTTTCTAGTTCAACCTTACAGGTGTATGCGAATATTTTGGATAACTGGTTAAGGTCTCTTCGTAGCCCAGTCCACACAAGGAAAAAGGCCAGTAGACTGTATGGGAATTGGAAGCGAAACTCTTCCAGACGGTGAATAACGATCAAGTCGTGCGACCACGGTTCACTTGCCATAAGTGGCGATTTATTACTAATAGAGTTTAACTAAGGTCCGGTTGGGTTTTATAGCCTACGGAGTTCTGAACTACAATAATACAGATTAAAACTAACTGTAACGTATCGTAGAAAACTTCTCGGGCCGTAAACAAAGTGCGCGAGATCGGCAGGGAAGCAATTCTTGGGGCCGTGTGCAGATTCAATGCAAAATGGAGTCATTAAGAGTCACAAGCTAATTTTGGCACCAAAAAAAGTcttataaaaaacttttttgacaattttattccTTTAttagagcattttttttaaataattgacatTTTGTGTAAAAGAACCATTCTTTGAGTTAGCAGCAGCGGTAGTCGTTCAATACCACGGATATCATCGTCGATTCCCGCCGTTCCGAAACAATGTATTGTTCTGGCCGACCATCCGTGAACCTGCGTTGAGGCCAGCGAACGTTACGAACAGGGTTGTGGTAAGGGTGGTGAGTTGATTCCGCAGGACATTAGTTGATTCCGCAGGTCATTAGATGCCGGACTTGAATATGTACGGCGAGCCTAGTCCAAACTGCTAAGCTTTATGCGGATTTCCTTTGCTTAAGCGTAGGCCACATGCAGCCTGCAAGTGGCCCAAGTGGCAGGTAGTGTTGCTCGCCGTTGAGCTACTGCTGCTGGTGCTACAATGTGACGACACGGCCGAGTTGCTTCCCACGAATCTGTCCGTCATCATCATAAGATGCGCCTCAGCGTCCACTTTCTTTTGCCGTACTGTGACAACATAGAATTAATCATAATTGATGATGCTAATACACAATTATTGTACTCACCAGATCTGGATTTTTAGCAGATCGCGATTTATTCTCCACGGTCggggtttgtttattttaaaactgtcaCTGCTTGTTTGGAGGAGATTgctatgatgaaaaaaaaaatctccttccACTTTAATAACGCCTGAAAATGGTAACGCCTCATCGAAGGCGTTACGGTTGTACTTTTGGTTGGTaccatgaaaaaaattgaaatttgtaccGAGTCCGCGCTCTATTTTCAATACTCTTTGGAAGGGTATTGTATGCTGgggaattctagattaaattttcaaaacaacctatccctcatgggtttcctatgcagataggaccttttgaaaatttaatcgagaattaaaatttggttttgcaattccgttgacgaaatggcctacttttcaTCGCCAAAAACAGTACTGaaatgtactttttgcaattccgtcgtgaaactacttacttttcctgtcattcttgaacgacgaaatagcctacttttctgtaccaaaaataacagaatcgaatagcaacacttttcagcacttgtttcgaaaagtaacacttttcaacatttttttgatttaaacgatttattgacaaaatacatgaaaattcgacttaaaatttcactcaatgggtgtttttcgaaattgcaaaaaatgttgtatggaactcgttgcaaaacttgattttttcagcactcgtcgtatttatccaactcggtgaacctcgttggataaatgtacgactcgtgctgaaaaaatcctctttttgcaacttgttgcataaactactattttgcaattccgtcgtgaaactatttacttttcctgtcattcttgagcgatgaaacagcctactttactgtaccaaaaaaaaacagactcgaatagtaaccctttttaaaacaaatgctgaaaagttctacttttcagcactgaaatggatgctgaaaagttgaacttttcagcacttgttaggaaaaattgtacttttcaatttttttttttatttaaacgattcattgactcaatgcatggacatttgtcctataattctgttcaaagggtgttttcggaattgcaaaaaacgttgtatggaactcgttgcaaaacttgattttttcatcactcgtcgtatttatccaactcggtgaacctcgttggataaatgtacgactcgtgctgaaaaaatcttctttt harbors:
- the LOC120416722 gene encoding pre-mRNA-splicing regulator WTAP, whose amino-acid sequence is MQQSAEDNSSLMDTDHGSNLLSASSPPLNSAVAVAAVAPASVAVATAAGSVPVPAGVGTAPGVAVVGRTGESLEFHCRMLEEELQSIKESESKLKQQYVESQRRERILARRLAVKEQEMQDFASQIAELKTAQAPGQAALRSALLDPAVNILFQKLKNELQQTKAKLEETQNELSAWKFTPDSNTGKRLMAKCRLLYQENEELGKMTSNGRLAKLEGELALQKSYNEEVKKSQLELDDFLQEMDEDVEGMQSTIVFLQQELKHTKDEKETLEKEVLQLRSYVNGCGTTNNGGEEGTVAADPNRMDTSEPEPESGLVNGSNNKLVKQSGGSSSGGVVDQNRTHCVSGNSNPDLLPNGGDELVGEQEANSRLCGGNNATSATGSNNKKANNRTAKSVGGKKRNYAEDSDDLHPQDGGADDEEDSGHYEDGSNNGKMLAPDSQQDQDQEMTTTTTSSKRMTRSGKGKAPPKLSVKKLRRASVLSADPAEDDDAPDGGFAANGAN